A region of Nostoc sp. 'Peltigera membranacea cyanobiont' N6 DNA encodes the following proteins:
- a CDS encoding tetratricopeptide repeat protein gives MFEIDKLEFVGREEHLNRIISLVQKTNTLHVVLVEGRGGIGKTWLLNELQNRLNQIQLVTSEIIDCDTPIFNDAEDLCTQIAKQLYDNTYQEWLLRLRQLREDENHLSEIAYQEERRQIEKFLVDEINRKSRQQRLVFLIDTVEKLGQPEIRAEVWEYIANLCQQLDNAVFIFAGRSSVARPILERSFKEEELTYFELNEFTHEDVQTYIISKEEQLHFNLGKDLVEKIIVLSGGSPIMIEFGVEYAYREVIPDWLESEDIKTIPARLEKTGGFEAEMVRHITQLRTSMDRLTLLLSRIYPLDSYDIANLLELSMEDAEKLFIDAQSYFFIKPVMSGNQISLHDIVRDLVDKYVWTDIDPDFEWRKRDSRIAAKYFEQKDYQLGPQKRILEVQLSSDDSHKVANIEFLIEELKQLREFNTTRWLWNALYADLTTGFETWYKVTNTIRTQAKKISFVKQLLTLLKQFEKDLNPDQKLRLVIFESRIVHALKDKSTTEHEVKKLEGILSEQSSNSSHKADIYNVLGILNTKLHLYDEALKYQQECLSLVQGNRLSSAIPRVANQVGYLYRQLNKFNEAEKYYKLGWDAAMEVDIPDKGLTQVMASIQNNLGFLYGQQKDYVKAEQCFKAAIDMWSSVESEREIADAEIASAAILVDNGNYIKAKQLLERALSRCDNEENDNRILCRAYFQLGLNQWFSAEVVNEAVWDVTQVQWDLNLLSLAQDALEKSLKLADKYGLEEELPKILHQTASVYWHLGFQTGDRSLQEQALKLNDRSYQTSLEYNDMRYAIDSLVGKAEFDYYAKAYENISDYARELSDRFLSYQNTYQLYFGRILRIEGDVAFQQANYDLAFAKYAQGIPKIFQDGGFGPYSIQHELNLLQKKIERLPIELAKTLIQQLKHQWQDNKALKEWCDQQMFLTRIRATKQPSSHA, from the coding sequence ATGTTTGAAATAGATAAATTAGAATTTGTTGGTCGTGAAGAACATCTAAATCGAATTATTTCCCTCGTTCAAAAAACTAACACACTGCATGTTGTTTTAGTAGAAGGTAGAGGTGGAATTGGCAAAACTTGGTTGCTTAATGAATTACAAAACCGCCTCAATCAAATTCAACTCGTTACAAGTGAAATTATTGATTGCGATACCCCTATTTTTAATGATGCAGAAGATTTATGCACTCAAATTGCCAAGCAATTGTATGACAATACATATCAAGAATGGCTGCTGAGGTTACGACAACTAAGAGAAGATGAAAACCACCTCAGTGAAATCGCATACCAAGAAGAACGCAGACAAATTGAAAAGTTTTTAGTAGATGAAATTAATCGAAAATCCAGACAACAGAGACTAGTATTTCTAATTGATACGGTTGAGAAGTTAGGACAACCAGAAATAAGAGCGGAAGTTTGGGAATATATCGCTAATTTATGCCAGCAACTAGATAACGCAGTATTTATTTTTGCAGGTCGTTCTAGCGTTGCTCGTCCAATTCTAGAAAGGTCATTTAAGGAAGAAGAATTAACTTATTTTGAGTTAAATGAATTTACTCATGAGGATGTGCAGACATACATTATTTCTAAAGAGGAGCAACTTCACTTTAATCTTGGGAAAGACTTAGTTGAAAAAATCATAGTTCTTTCTGGTGGCAGCCCCATTATGATTGAATTTGGAGTAGAGTATGCTTATCGAGAAGTTATTCCAGATTGGTTAGAGAGTGAAGATATAAAAACTATTCCAGCCAGGTTGGAAAAAACAGGCGGATTTGAAGCTGAAATGGTTCGTCATATTACACAGCTTCGGACATCAATGGACAGGCTAACCCTGTTGCTTTCACGTATCTACCCATTAGATAGTTATGATATTGCTAATTTATTAGAACTATCGATGGAAGATGCTGAAAAATTATTTATTGATGCCCAAAGCTACTTTTTTATCAAACCAGTAATGAGTGGCAATCAAATATCATTACATGATATTGTGCGAGACTTGGTTGATAAATATGTGTGGACAGATATTGACCCAGATTTTGAATGGAGAAAACGAGATAGTCGGATTGCTGCTAAATATTTTGAGCAAAAAGATTATCAGCTAGGGCCACAAAAAAGGATATTGGAGGTTCAACTTTCCTCTGATGATTCTCATAAAGTAGCCAATATTGAGTTTCTAATTGAAGAACTGAAACAATTACGAGAATTCAATACTACGCGATGGCTATGGAATGCTTTATACGCCGATCTGACAACAGGCTTTGAGACTTGGTATAAAGTTACTAATACAATCCGCACTCAAGCTAAGAAAATTAGCTTTGTCAAGCAATTATTAACGCTTCTTAAACAGTTTGAAAAAGACCTAAACCCCGATCAAAAGCTTAGACTGGTTATTTTTGAATCAAGGATTGTTCACGCCCTTAAAGACAAGAGTACAACAGAACATGAGGTGAAAAAACTGGAGGGGATACTATCTGAACAATCTTCTAATTCTTCTCATAAGGCAGATATTTATAATGTCTTGGGAATACTGAATACCAAGTTACATCTTTATGACGAAGCTTTGAAATATCAGCAAGAGTGTTTATCCCTAGTTCAAGGAAACAGGCTATCATCTGCTATACCTCGCGTAGCTAACCAAGTTGGTTATCTTTATCGACAACTCAACAAGTTTAACGAAGCTGAAAAATATTACAAACTAGGTTGGGATGCTGCGATGGAAGTTGACATACCTGATAAAGGCTTAACTCAAGTTATGGCTAGCATTCAGAATAACTTAGGATTTTTGTACGGGCAACAAAAAGATTATGTAAAGGCTGAACAGTGTTTTAAGGCAGCCATTGATATGTGGTCTAGTGTTGAAAGTGAGCGCGAAATAGCCGATGCCGAAATTGCCTCTGCTGCTATTTTGGTAGATAATGGTAATTATATTAAAGCTAAACAGCTACTTGAACGGGCGTTAAGCCGTTGCGACAATGAAGAAAACGATAATCGAATATTGTGTAGGGCATACTTTCAATTAGGCTTAAATCAGTGGTTTAGTGCTGAAGTCGTAAATGAAGCCGTTTGGGATGTGACACAAGTACAGTGGGATCTCAATCTGCTAAGTCTTGCTCAAGATGCTTTAGAAAAAAGCCTGAAACTGGCAGATAAATACGGACTTGAAGAGGAATTACCTAAAATTTTGCACCAAACGGCCAGTGTCTATTGGCATCTTGGGTTTCAAACAGGCGATCGCTCTCTGCAAGAACAAGCTCTCAAACTCAACGATCGCTCTTACCAGACTAGTCTAGAGTACAATGACATGCGGTATGCCATCGATAGCCTGGTAGGGAAAGCAGAGTTTGATTATTATGCAAAAGCATACGAGAATATTTCAGATTATGCACGAGAACTTAGCGATCGCTTCTTATCATATCAAAATACCTATCAATTGTACTTTGGTCGGATATTACGGATAGAAGGTGATGTTGCATTTCAACAAGCGAACTACGATCTTGCCTTTGCAAAATATGCTCAAGGCATCCCTAAAATCTTCCAGGATGGAGGTTTTGGGCCGTATTCGATTCAACATGAGCTAAATCTGCTGCAAAAGAAAATCGAACGATTGCCGATAGAACTTGCTAAAACTTTAATCCAGCAACTCAAACATCAATGGCAAGACAATAAAGCTCTCAAGGAATGGTGCGATCAACAAATGTTTTTAACTAGAATCCGTGCAACAAAACAGCCATCTTCTCATGCTTAG
- a CDS encoding trypsin-like peptidase domain-containing protein, with protein sequence MASIADNYIPAFRSAIARIFHPNGAVVGVGFLVSGRTRNYILTCAHVVTSALSLPEDIVEAPSHDIYLDFPLIASGQQLKAKVVFWQPVVNNLSTSEPEDIAGLQIEGQLPHEAQPIKLISANNVWEHPFRIFGFPHGHNDGVWSTGVLRDGQGKGWVQLEDSKVTGYRVEPGFSGAPIWDETLAGVVGMAVAAEKQRENIKTAFMIPGDVLTKAWDEITLPISSNAHTQKSPSRVQQLKIKTLQRRFEVLSSDYEAAYNQLNYTLGASDRNIIQRQINAILQELGRVESELNAI encoded by the coding sequence ATGGCATCCATTGCAGATAATTATATTCCAGCTTTTAGGTCAGCGATCGCTCGAATTTTCCATCCCAACGGTGCGGTCGTTGGTGTAGGTTTTTTAGTATCGGGGCGAACTCGAAATTATATTCTGACATGCGCTCATGTTGTTACCTCGGCTCTATCTTTACCAGAAGATATTGTTGAAGCTCCTAGTCATGATATTTACTTGGATTTCCCCTTAATTGCATCAGGGCAACAACTAAAAGCTAAAGTTGTTTTTTGGCAACCCGTTGTCAACAACCTATCAACCTCCGAACCTGAAGATATTGCTGGGTTGCAAATAGAAGGACAGTTGCCTCATGAAGCACAACCTATCAAGCTAATCTCAGCTAATAACGTCTGGGAGCATCCTTTCCGCATATTCGGTTTTCCCCACGGACACAATGATGGCGTTTGGTCTACAGGGGTGTTACGAGACGGGCAAGGAAAGGGATGGGTGCAACTAGAAGACAGTAAGGTAACTGGCTATAGGGTAGAACCGGGCTTTAGTGGTGCGCCTATATGGGATGAAACCCTTGCAGGAGTAGTTGGTATGGCTGTGGCGGCGGAGAAACAGCGAGAAAATATCAAGACTGCTTTCATGATTCCGGGGGATGTATTGACTAAAGCATGGGATGAAATAACCTTGCCGATTTCATCAAATGCACATACTCAAAAGAGTCCAAGCCGGGTACAACAACTCAAAATCAAAACTTTGCAACGACGCTTTGAGGTTCTAAGTAGTGACTATGAGGCAGCTTACAACCAACTTAACTATACACTTGGTGCGAGCGATCGCAATATCATTCAACGGCAAATCAACGCCATACTTCAAGAACTCGGTCGAGTAGAAAGCGAACTTAATGCCATTTAA
- a CDS encoding CU044_2847 family protein, which produces MTRKQITEFSLEDGTKFLAEVDEPENSNSLVRVARPDAGQIVVEAKKKFDEVLDQIQPVASAIIIKLSQLNTPADEVEVKFGIKLNAVAGAIFTSVGGEANYEITLKWKQNKA; this is translated from the coding sequence ATGACTCGGAAACAAATCACAGAGTTTTCTCTAGAAGATGGTACAAAGTTTTTAGCTGAAGTTGATGAGCCAGAAAATAGCAATTCTCTTGTACGTGTTGCTAGACCAGATGCTGGACAAATAGTAGTTGAAGCTAAAAAGAAATTTGATGAAGTATTAGATCAAATACAACCTGTAGCTTCAGCGATTATCATCAAACTGAGTCAGCTTAATACACCTGCCGATGAGGTAGAGGTTAAGTTTGGTATTAAGTTAAATGCAGTTGCAGGTGCAATTTTTACTTCTGTAGGTGGTGAAGCTAACTACGAAATTACCTTGAAATGGAAGCAAAACAAGGCATAG